From a region of the Nonlabens sp. Hel1_33_55 genome:
- a CDS encoding 16S rRNA (uracil(1498)-N(3))-methyltransferase: MQLFYFSQPNATDEFLSLEKEDTRHITKVLRKKVGDVINVTNGRGDLFDATITQLTSNKCQLKLKHLKFEPSKKPQLHIAIAPTKMNDRMEWFLEKSTELGISAITPLICSNSERRNIKEERFEKIIISAMQQSLQLHKPVLHQFTNLDAFVQSANSELKLIAHCEETNKKHITELLDSEKDTLILIGPEGDFTPAEIENALKHQFVPVHLGHTRLRTETAGIYAASLFNAIIQE, translated from the coding sequence ATGCAGTTATTCTATTTTTCACAACCCAATGCGACAGATGAATTCTTATCTCTTGAAAAAGAGGATACAAGACATATTACCAAAGTCTTGCGTAAAAAAGTAGGTGACGTTATCAATGTCACTAATGGAAGAGGTGATTTATTTGACGCCACGATCACCCAATTGACCAGCAACAAGTGTCAATTGAAACTGAAGCACCTAAAGTTTGAGCCTTCAAAAAAACCTCAACTTCATATCGCGATTGCTCCAACTAAGATGAACGATCGCATGGAATGGTTTCTGGAAAAATCTACTGAGCTGGGAATTTCTGCCATCACGCCTTTAATATGCAGCAATAGTGAACGCAGAAATATTAAAGAAGAACGATTTGAGAAAATCATCATAAGCGCCATGCAACAATCCCTACAATTGCATAAACCAGTGCTTCATCAATTTACCAATCTTGATGCATTTGTTCAATCTGCAAACAGTGAACTAAAACTTATCGCACACTGCGAGGAAACCAACAAAAAACATATTACTGAACTTCTTGATTCTGAAAAAGACACCTTAATACTTATAGGTCCAGAAGGTGACTTCACACCAGCGGAAATAGAAAATGCACTAAAACATCAATTTGTTCCAGTGCATCTAGGTCATACAAGACTGCGTACAGAGACTGCAGGAATCTATGCAGCCAGTCTATTCAATGCTATTATTCAAGAGTAG
- a CDS encoding YqaE/Pmp3 family membrane protein produces the protein MSILTIILNILIPPLGVGLAKGFGKDFIINLILTLIFFIPGVIHAFIVTSR, from the coding sequence ATGAGCATACTGACTATTATTCTAAACATTCTTATACCACCACTAGGTGTTGGATTAGCTAAAGGATTTGGGAAAGATTTTATCATTAACCTAATCTTAACTCTAATCTTCTTTATACCTGGTGTCATTCACGCATTTATTGTGACATCTAGATAA
- a CDS encoding DUF1223 domain-containing protein has protein sequence MIFKPMVRITVPILSLLLAFSILAFQHIDHVEQSNEKQIQNGVNVVELFTSQGCSSCPPADALLAQIKDDENVIALSYHVDYWNYLGWKDPYSDKAYSAYQRSYAKELNSGVYTPQMVVNGSKEFVGSRESTLKSSINKKSMVTALNAPVIVKGSKSIDFTYSMDGAKKYDKAYALLLIDDETTAVAKGENARKKLRNTNVVIQRVELDKKASNGKQSFKVDVNNKTNYKVAIIAQDKDLAVVAAGISTLE, from the coding sequence ATGATTTTTAAACCTATGGTAAGAATAACTGTACCCATACTTAGTTTATTATTGGCTTTTAGCATCTTAGCTTTTCAGCATATAGATCATGTAGAACAAAGTAATGAAAAACAAATCCAAAATGGCGTGAACGTCGTGGAATTGTTCACGTCTCAAGGATGTAGCAGCTGTCCACCAGCAGACGCCCTTCTGGCACAGATCAAGGACGATGAAAATGTTATTGCCTTATCTTATCATGTCGATTATTGGAATTATCTAGGTTGGAAAGATCCATATTCTGATAAGGCTTATTCTGCTTATCAGCGCAGTTATGCTAAAGAACTCAATTCTGGAGTATACACACCTCAAATGGTCGTGAACGGATCAAAGGAATTTGTGGGATCGCGGGAAAGTACTTTGAAGAGTTCAATCAATAAAAAATCAATGGTCACTGCATTGAACGCACCCGTTATAGTTAAGGGAAGTAAATCTATTGATTTTACCTACTCGATGGATGGAGCAAAAAAATATGACAAAGCCTATGCTTTATTGCTGATTGATGATGAAACTACCGCTGTCGCGAAAGGTGAGAACGCTCGTAAGAAGTTGAGAAATACCAACGTTGTGATTCAGCGAGTGGAGCTCGATAAAAAGGCGTCAAATGGAAAACAATCATTCAAGGTAGACGTCAATAATAAAACCAATTATAAAGTGGCGATTATTGCTCAGGATAAAGATCTTGCGGTTGTTGCTGCAGGAATTTCTACTCTTGAATAA
- a CDS encoding AI-2E family transporter — translation MGTRATSRAIAFGLLRALLIIAGVFILAWFLWEIQSVLFYIGFAAVLSLVGRPIVLFFRDRLRIPNTLAVILTLIILFSIIVGAILLIIPVIAEQGENISKIDIDEVRENLEVLNQQISDYFGIENVNVLERIQNLEFVKENLTMDLVPQFVNGFFGTLGSLMIGLFSILFIAFFLLKDSRLLLEGVLVFSKKGNEGQFLRAFTKIKQLLSRYFIGLIFQIVILFVLYGILLLSLGTENALIIAFFCALLNLIPYLGPAIGYILMSAFVISDNLGANFTNIILPQLIVVMIGYGIIQLIDNFLNQPLIFGKSVKSHPLEIFIIILIAGLVFGIIGLVLAIPTYTAIKVISKEFLSEYKIVKKLTQNL, via the coding sequence ATGGGTACGAGAGCTACCTCGCGAGCGATCGCTTTTGGACTATTACGAGCACTTCTCATCATTGCTGGAGTGTTTATCCTTGCGTGGTTTCTTTGGGAAATCCAATCAGTTCTATTTTACATAGGATTTGCTGCGGTGTTATCCCTAGTAGGAAGACCTATTGTCTTATTCTTTAGAGATAGGCTAAGGATTCCCAATACACTGGCCGTTATTCTCACACTGATTATTCTGTTTTCCATAATTGTTGGCGCCATCCTCTTGATCATACCAGTCATTGCAGAACAAGGTGAAAATATTTCCAAAATTGATATTGATGAAGTACGGGAAAATCTAGAGGTCTTGAACCAACAGATTAGTGATTATTTTGGGATTGAAAACGTCAACGTTCTGGAACGTATTCAAAATCTTGAGTTCGTGAAAGAAAACCTCACTATGGATCTCGTTCCGCAGTTTGTGAATGGCTTTTTTGGTACGTTGGGAAGTTTGATGATCGGGCTTTTCTCCATTCTATTTATAGCTTTCTTTTTACTTAAAGACAGTAGATTACTTCTGGAAGGCGTACTCGTTTTCTCAAAAAAAGGTAATGAAGGTCAGTTCCTAAGAGCATTTACTAAAATCAAGCAACTCCTTTCTCGCTATTTCATCGGCCTGATTTTTCAGATTGTTATCCTATTCGTATTGTACGGTATATTGTTATTGTCATTAGGAACTGAAAATGCGCTGATCATTGCCTTTTTCTGTGCGCTTCTTAACCTCATTCCATACTTGGGTCCAGCTATAGGATACATTTTAATGAGCGCGTTTGTCATAAGTGACAATCTAGGAGCTAATTTTACCAATATCATCTTGCCACAACTTATCGTAGTGATGATAGGGTATGGTATCATTCAACTTATTGATAATTTCTTGAACCAGCCTTTGATTTTTGGAAAGTCGGTCAAATCACATCCATTAGAGATTTTTATTATCATTTTGATCGCTGGATTAGTGTTCGGGATTATAGGATTAGTACTTGCTATTCCTACTTATACTGCGATCAAGGTTATTTCCAAAGAATTTTTGAGCGAGTATAAAATCGTTAAGAAACTGACCCAAAACCTGTAG
- a CDS encoding DUF4159 domain-containing protein, with translation MRFYFLIALLILTCLTSNAQEVAVLKYDGGGDWYSNPTALPNLVEYCNKNLGTTFSKDVKTVEAQSIDIFQYPFIHMTGHGNVVFSQEQIENLRNYLLSGGFIHIDDNYGMKPYLEKELVRLFPDKQLTELSANHPIFSSYKNFPNGLPKIHEHDGNRPQAMGIFHENRLVLLFTFESDLGDGWESPEVHNDPQEVRQKALDMGANIVKYVFTN, from the coding sequence ATGAGGTTCTATTTCCTGATTGCGTTATTGATTCTAACCTGTTTAACATCAAACGCCCAAGAGGTTGCCGTACTTAAATATGATGGCGGCGGCGATTGGTACTCCAATCCAACAGCGTTACCCAACCTGGTAGAATATTGCAACAAAAATCTGGGAACGACTTTTTCTAAAGATGTCAAAACCGTAGAGGCACAAAGCATCGATATTTTTCAATATCCTTTTATTCACATGACTGGTCATGGAAATGTAGTTTTCAGTCAGGAACAAATAGAGAACCTAAGGAACTATCTATTAAGCGGTGGATTTATTCATATCGATGACAATTATGGGATGAAGCCTTATCTGGAAAAAGAATTAGTCCGTTTGTTTCCTGATAAGCAATTAACTGAGCTTTCTGCAAACCATCCTATTTTCAGTAGCTACAAGAACTTCCCAAACGGTTTGCCTAAAATTCATGAACACGATGGAAATCGTCCACAAGCAATGGGAATATTTCATGAAAATAGATTAGTTCTTTTATTTACTTTTGAAAGCGATTTAGGAGATGGCTGGGAAAGTCCAGAAGTTCATAATGACCCGCAAGAAGTAAGACAGAAGGCGCTGGACATGGGTGCCAACATTGTCAAATACGTGTTTACTAATTAA
- the tsaD gene encoding tRNA (adenosine(37)-N6)-threonylcarbamoyltransferase complex transferase subunit TsaD has product MPITPSKSDNCYILAIESSCDDTSCAILKNNQVLSNVIAGQKIHEQYGGVVPELASRAHQSNIIPVVHAALTQANIDKKQLSAIAFTRGPGLMGSLLVGGSFAKSLSLALQIPLIEVHHMQAHILAHYIDHGQEMPEFPFLGLTISGGHTQIVKVTDYHKMEVIGSTMDDAVGEAFDKSGKILGLGYPAGPIIDTLSRKGSHDAFKFPIPKAPNLDYSFSGFKTSVLYFVQKQTQKDPDFIKNNLEDICASIQYTIIEILFQKLNKAVKQTGIKSVAIGGGVSANSGIRERLLSKKEKGWNVFIPPFEYTTDNAAMIGISGYYKYLQGDFSSLDVVAQAKMTM; this is encoded by the coding sequence ATGCCCATAACACCGTCAAAAAGCGATAATTGTTACATACTTGCTATAGAATCATCTTGTGATGATACTTCTTGTGCGATACTAAAAAACAATCAGGTACTATCAAACGTCATTGCAGGGCAAAAAATTCACGAGCAATATGGTGGTGTCGTTCCTGAACTTGCCTCTCGAGCCCATCAATCGAACATCATACCAGTAGTGCATGCTGCTCTTACACAGGCAAATATCGATAAAAAGCAACTGTCCGCCATAGCTTTTACTCGCGGCCCAGGTTTGATGGGAAGCTTGTTGGTAGGCGGTAGTTTTGCCAAAAGTTTATCGCTGGCTTTGCAAATTCCATTGATAGAGGTTCACCATATGCAGGCTCATATTCTGGCTCATTATATTGATCACGGTCAAGAAATGCCTGAATTCCCATTCTTGGGACTCACCATAAGCGGTGGCCACACGCAAATAGTCAAGGTAACAGACTACCATAAAATGGAGGTCATAGGCAGCACTATGGACGATGCCGTGGGCGAGGCATTTGATAAATCAGGAAAAATATTAGGTTTGGGTTATCCTGCTGGACCTATAATAGATACGCTTTCGCGAAAAGGTAGTCACGACGCCTTTAAATTCCCCATTCCAAAAGCACCTAACCTAGACTACAGCTTCAGCGGATTCAAAACTAGTGTACTTTACTTCGTGCAGAAGCAGACTCAAAAAGATCCAGATTTTATTAAAAACAATCTGGAAGATATTTGTGCTAGTATACAGTATACTATCATTGAGATTCTATTTCAGAAACTAAATAAAGCGGTCAAGCAAACTGGCATTAAGTCTGTAGCCATTGGTGGTGGCGTTAGCGCTAATTCAGGAATTAGAGAAAGGCTTCTGTCCAAAAAAGAAAAAGGTTGGAATGTTTTCATTCCGCCATTTGAGTATACCACTGATAATGCGGCGATGATAGGCATCTCTGGATATTATAAATATTTGCAGGGTGACTTCTCTTCATTGGATGTCGTTGCACAAGCTAAAATGACCATGTAA
- a CDS encoding THUMP-like domain-containing protein, which produces MNHAVLQPQVRTYLLEHLHENVAAFVLRSHPFEIDNKELAQQLVGLQKAQAKFPLLFNCEHVFYPPKVNLEQTSSWETAVYKSKIVQGDSMVDLTGGLGIDDIAFAKAYSTTIHVELDPDLQEIAAHNFKTLELPIESHQGDGISFLKEAGLKFDLIYLDPSRKTAATNKAILLTDYEPDVTKHKELLFEKGEYIMIKTSPMLDITAGMRQLEHVAQIHIVAVKNEVKELLWILKKNVENTKMFAVNLATNQPVFDFNLDSTANIVIDSPKKYLYEPNAAIMKSQAFGEVCSQYGVSKIDQDAHLFTREDLIQFPGRCFKILEVHDYKPKIIKRQYGKGAHAVVTRNFRESVKKLRTIFNFEEHETNYLFFTSIAGRGPVVIEAIKIRS; this is translated from the coding sequence ATGAATCACGCTGTGCTGCAACCACAGGTGAGAACCTATCTACTGGAGCATTTACATGAGAATGTAGCTGCATTTGTATTGCGCTCACATCCATTTGAAATTGATAATAAAGAGCTGGCGCAGCAGCTTGTGGGACTTCAAAAAGCACAAGCTAAATTCCCATTGCTTTTCAATTGTGAACATGTTTTCTACCCGCCTAAAGTTAATTTAGAGCAAACGAGTAGTTGGGAAACGGCAGTCTATAAATCTAAGATTGTTCAAGGCGATTCCATGGTCGATCTTACGGGTGGTTTGGGGATTGATGATATCGCTTTCGCGAAAGCGTATTCCACAACAATCCACGTAGAACTCGACCCTGATCTACAAGAAATCGCTGCACACAATTTTAAAACACTAGAGCTTCCCATAGAAAGCCACCAAGGCGATGGCATTTCATTTCTCAAAGAGGCAGGTTTAAAATTTGATCTCATCTACCTGGATCCCAGCCGTAAAACAGCGGCTACAAATAAAGCCATCCTGCTAACCGATTATGAGCCTGATGTCACCAAACATAAAGAGCTACTTTTTGAAAAGGGTGAATATATTATGATTAAAACCTCGCCCATGCTCGATATCACTGCTGGAATGAGACAGTTGGAACACGTGGCGCAAATCCATATCGTAGCGGTTAAAAATGAGGTAAAGGAATTGCTTTGGATATTGAAAAAGAACGTTGAGAATACTAAGATGTTCGCGGTCAATCTGGCTACAAATCAGCCGGTTTTTGATTTCAATCTGGATTCTACAGCTAATATTGTGATTGATTCACCTAAAAAGTATCTATACGAACCTAATGCCGCTATTATGAAATCACAGGCGTTTGGTGAGGTGTGCAGTCAATATGGTGTCTCAAAAATTGATCAAGATGCCCATTTATTCACACGAGAAGATTTAATCCAATTTCCTGGGAGGTGTTTTAAGATTTTAGAAGTACACGACTATAAGCCTAAGATCATAAAACGCCAATATGGGAAAGGTGCGCATGCTGTTGTGACGAGAAACTTTCGCGAAAGCGTAAAAAAATTAAGGACTATATTTAATTTTGAAGAACACGAGACCAACTACCTCTTTTTTACAAGCATTGCTGGTCGCGGTCCCGTGGTAATTGAGGCAATAAAAATCCGATCATGA
- the purB gene encoding adenylosuccinate lyase, which yields MSLQAISPIDGRYHSKVANLANYFSEAALIKYRVLIEVEYFIALSESGISQLQPFKEETKSLLKDLYRKFSEDDAKEIKFIEKTTNHDVKAVEYLLKKKFDMMDLKAHKEFIHFGLTSQDINNTAIPLSIKDAVEEVYIPELEALISQLEGLVNDWKDIPMLARTHGQPASPTRLGKEFNVFVVRLKEQLSTLKSTPNAAKFGGATGNFNAHHVAFPKVDWKAFGSEFVENRLGLKHSFPTTQIEHYDFMASLFDAMKRINTILIDLDRDIWTYISMDYFKQKIKAGEIGSSAMPHKVNPIDFENSEGNLGLANAVFEHLAAKLPISRLQRDLTDSTVLRNVGVPIAHTIIAFKATSKGLGKLLLNPSKIEQDLENNWAVVAEAVQTILRREAYPNPYEALKQLTRTNEKITAASMADFIEGLDVKDSVKNELRGISPSSFTGI from the coding sequence ATGTCATTACAAGCTATTTCTCCCATTGACGGCCGCTATCATTCTAAGGTTGCTAACCTTGCAAACTATTTTTCTGAAGCTGCACTTATCAAATACAGAGTGCTTATTGAGGTGGAATATTTTATCGCTTTGAGCGAAAGCGGAATCTCACAACTACAACCGTTCAAGGAAGAAACTAAATCATTGCTTAAAGATCTTTATCGCAAGTTTAGCGAGGATGATGCCAAGGAAATCAAGTTTATAGAAAAAACAACCAACCACGATGTCAAAGCTGTGGAGTATCTTCTGAAGAAAAAATTTGATATGATGGATCTTAAAGCCCACAAAGAATTCATCCATTTTGGCCTTACATCACAGGATATCAACAATACGGCGATACCGTTATCTATCAAGGATGCTGTGGAAGAAGTTTACATTCCAGAATTGGAGGCGCTTATTTCACAGTTAGAAGGTTTAGTCAATGACTGGAAAGATATTCCCATGCTGGCGCGTACTCATGGACAACCAGCCTCACCTACCCGATTAGGTAAAGAATTCAATGTGTTTGTAGTTCGCTTAAAGGAGCAATTATCAACACTTAAGAGTACTCCCAATGCAGCAAAATTTGGTGGTGCAACTGGGAACTTTAATGCACATCACGTTGCATTTCCTAAGGTCGACTGGAAAGCCTTTGGGTCAGAATTTGTAGAAAATAGATTGGGATTGAAACATAGTTTTCCAACTACCCAGATTGAGCATTACGATTTTATGGCCTCTTTGTTTGATGCCATGAAGCGTATCAATACGATTTTGATTGATTTGGATCGAGATATATGGACCTACATATCCATGGATTATTTCAAACAAAAAATAAAGGCTGGCGAGATAGGCTCTAGCGCTATGCCGCATAAAGTGAATCCCATCGATTTTGAGAATAGTGAAGGAAATTTAGGTTTAGCCAATGCTGTATTTGAACACCTAGCGGCAAAACTTCCTATTTCAAGATTACAACGTGATCTGACTGATTCTACAGTATTACGTAATGTAGGTGTACCTATCGCCCATACGATTATAGCTTTTAAGGCAACATCAAAAGGCTTAGGTAAACTCCTACTCAATCCATCTAAAATTGAACAAGATCTTGAGAACAATTGGGCTGTAGTGGCAGAAGCTGTTCAAACTATTCTAAGACGCGAGGCTTATCCCAATCCATATGAAGCGTTGAAGCAGCTCACAAGAACCAATGAAAAGATTACCGCCGCTAGCATGGCTGATTTCATTGAAGGTTTAGACGTTAAAGATTCTGTGAAAAATGAATTAAGAGGTATTTCACCATCCTCATTCACAGGTATATAG
- a CDS encoding SIR2 family NAD-dependent protein deacylase translates to MKKIIILSGAGVSAESGIATFRDADGLWEGHDVMEVASPQGFENNPSLVLDFYNQRRAQLKTVKPNEAHYCIAALERNYEVHVITQNVDDLHERAGSSNVLHLHGELLKARSTSNPEYIIEWPDDITAMDSCPDGSQMRPHIVWFGEEVPAMEKAIELTSQADAVIIVGTSLQVYPAAGLMHYAPDDTPIFLVDPRPNLESHGNLTVIEENASTGVRKACDIINVSLPNT, encoded by the coding sequence ATGAAAAAAATCATCATTCTATCTGGCGCCGGCGTTAGTGCAGAAAGTGGTATTGCAACCTTTAGGGATGCAGATGGTTTGTGGGAAGGACACGATGTGATGGAAGTGGCATCACCTCAAGGATTTGAAAACAATCCATCGCTGGTGCTTGATTTTTATAACCAGCGTCGTGCGCAACTCAAAACGGTAAAACCCAATGAGGCGCACTATTGCATAGCCGCACTGGAACGCAATTATGAAGTTCACGTTATCACGCAAAATGTAGATGACCTTCACGAGCGTGCCGGATCGTCTAATGTTTTGCACTTGCATGGTGAATTACTAAAAGCGCGCAGCACTTCAAATCCTGAGTACATCATAGAGTGGCCAGATGACATCACAGCAATGGATTCCTGTCCTGACGGTTCCCAAATGCGACCACATATCGTGTGGTTTGGTGAAGAAGTACCAGCTATGGAAAAAGCCATTGAGCTTACATCACAGGCAGATGCTGTCATTATTGTAGGTACATCGTTGCAAGTCTATCCAGCAGCAGGACTCATGCATTATGCTCCAGACGACACTCCTATTTTTCTGGTCGATCCACGACCTAATCTCGAGAGTCACGGCAATCTAACCGTGATTGAAGAAAATGCAAGCACAGGTGTACGCAAGGCTTGTGATATCATTAATGTTTCATTACCTAATACGTAA